Proteins from a genomic interval of Deinococcus carri:
- a CDS encoding 2-oxoglutarate dehydrogenase E1 component, whose amino-acid sequence MTQSQTIMSGGNAAFIEGLYEAYLADPGSVDAEWRAYFDELRGEARETAHSAVQQAFYELGTQRRGGAVVPVPEGVSGAQQAAGALVTAYRVYGHISARTNPLKMRGLPVVPELTPEFYGLSEADLNEHVQEGSFSGTLREVIAQLQETYCGAIGFEFNYLPATERRWFQERIEPTRGRGTYSPEERRRFMHKLNAAEGLERYLHIKYVGQKRFSLEGSESFIPLLDRIIQQAGRYGVKETVIGMAHRGRLNVLVNIFGKKPSDLFAEFEGKKKISDNPDIAGDVKYHMGFSSDVRTPGGPMHLALAFNPSHLEIVSPVVHGSVRARQDRRGDTERKQVLPITIHGDAAVSGQGVVMETLNLSRLRGFTTGGAVRIVINNQIGFTISDPRDTRSSRYCTDVAKIANAPVLHVNGDDPEAVAFCGDLALEYRQTFGKDVFIDLITFRRHGHNEADDPTMTQPIMYREIKGHPGTRALYAQALEGAGVLKPGEGEELVERYRDRLDAGDAVVEEIENLEQSKLAADWSEYAGTHWTEDTPTAVPQAELTELGLKLAGVPTGFTPHRGVKRVLDARRAMAQGEQPLDWGMGEMLAYATLLVEGYNVRLDGQDSGRGTFVHRHAVLHDQSAQDPMNEEYLGLAHLSPEQGRVEIVDSTLSEEAVLAFEYGYSTSEPKALVAWEAQFGDFANGAQAVIDQFLSAGESKWQRLSGLTMLLPHGYEGAGPEHSSARLERYLQLCAQKNMQVVVPSSAAQIFHLLRRQVLRPYRKPLIVATPKSLLRNKLAMSPLSELAEGRFQEVIGDDTVQNARRVVISSGKLHWELFEARDADKEGYAGTALIRLEQLYPFPTEALRAELAKHPGAQVVWAQEEPENQGAWLMIWEDLEKALEADQTLTHASRPRAASTAAGYASVHTLEQAQVIAAALGEPVTRKDIEAQVPLTEEAKAQG is encoded by the coding sequence ATGACGCAGTCGCAGACCATCATGTCCGGCGGGAACGCGGCCTTTATCGAGGGGCTGTACGAGGCATACCTGGCCGACCCTGGAAGCGTGGACGCCGAGTGGCGCGCGTACTTCGACGAGTTGCGCGGTGAGGCGCGCGAGACGGCCCACTCCGCCGTGCAGCAGGCCTTTTATGAGCTGGGCACCCAGCGGCGCGGCGGAGCGGTCGTGCCGGTGCCCGAGGGTGTCAGCGGCGCGCAGCAGGCGGCGGGCGCGCTGGTCACGGCCTACCGCGTGTACGGCCACATCAGCGCCCGGACCAACCCGCTCAAGATGCGCGGCCTGCCGGTGGTGCCCGAACTCACGCCCGAGTTCTACGGCCTCTCGGAGGCGGACCTGAATGAGCACGTGCAGGAAGGCTCGTTCAGCGGCACCCTGCGCGAGGTGATCGCCCAGCTTCAGGAGACGTACTGCGGGGCCATCGGCTTCGAGTTCAACTATCTCCCGGCCACCGAGCGCCGCTGGTTCCAGGAGCGCATCGAGCCGACGCGCGGGCGCGGCACGTACAGCCCGGAAGAGCGCCGCCGCTTCATGCACAAGCTCAACGCCGCCGAGGGGCTGGAGCGTTACCTGCACATCAAGTACGTGGGCCAGAAGCGCTTCTCGCTGGAGGGCAGCGAGAGCTTTATCCCGCTGCTCGACCGCATCATTCAGCAGGCGGGCCGGTACGGCGTCAAGGAAACCGTCATCGGGATGGCGCACCGTGGCCGCCTGAACGTGCTGGTCAACATCTTCGGCAAGAAGCCCTCCGACCTCTTCGCGGAGTTCGAGGGCAAGAAGAAGATCAGCGACAACCCCGACATCGCGGGCGACGTGAAGTACCACATGGGCTTTTCCAGCGACGTGCGCACCCCCGGCGGGCCGATGCACCTCGCGCTGGCCTTTAACCCCTCGCACCTGGAAATCGTCAGCCCGGTGGTCCACGGCAGCGTGCGCGCCCGCCAGGACCGCCGCGGCGACACCGAGCGCAAGCAGGTGCTGCCGATCACGATCCACGGCGACGCCGCCGTCAGCGGGCAGGGCGTGGTGATGGAGACGCTGAACCTCTCGCGCCTGCGCGGCTTCACGACGGGCGGGGCGGTGCGCATCGTCATCAACAACCAGATCGGCTTTACGATCAGCGACCCGCGCGACACCCGTTCCAGCCGCTACTGCACCGATGTCGCCAAGATTGCCAACGCGCCCGTGCTGCACGTGAACGGCGACGACCCGGAGGCGGTGGCGTTCTGCGGCGACCTGGCGCTGGAGTACCGCCAGACCTTCGGCAAGGACGTGTTCATCGACCTGATCACCTTCCGCCGCCACGGCCACAACGAGGCCGACGACCCCACCATGACCCAGCCGATCATGTACCGCGAGATCAAGGGGCACCCCGGCACCCGCGCCCTGTACGCGCAGGCGCTGGAGGGGGCGGGCGTGCTGAAGCCGGGCGAGGGGGAAGAACTGGTCGAGCGTTACCGCGACCGGCTCGACGCCGGGGACGCGGTGGTCGAGGAGATCGAGAACCTGGAACAGAGCAAGCTCGCCGCCGACTGGAGCGAGTACGCGGGCACCCACTGGACCGAGGACACACCCACCGCCGTGCCCCAGGCAGAACTCACCGAATTGGGCCTGAAGCTGGCCGGGGTGCCGACAGGGTTCACGCCCCACCGCGGCGTGAAGCGCGTGCTGGACGCCCGCCGGGCGATGGCGCAGGGCGAGCAGCCGCTCGACTGGGGCATGGGCGAGATGCTGGCCTACGCGACGCTGCTGGTGGAGGGGTACAACGTGCGCCTGGACGGCCAGGACTCGGGGCGCGGGACCTTCGTTCACCGCCACGCCGTGCTGCACGACCAGAGCGCGCAGGACCCCATGAACGAGGAGTACCTCGGCCTGGCGCACCTGTCGCCCGAGCAGGGCCGCGTCGAGATCGTGGATTCCACCCTCTCGGAGGAGGCGGTGCTGGCCTTCGAGTACGGCTACTCGACCTCCGAACCCAAGGCGCTGGTGGCCTGGGAAGCGCAGTTCGGGGACTTCGCCAACGGCGCGCAGGCGGTCATCGACCAGTTCCTCAGCGCGGGCGAGAGCAAGTGGCAGCGCCTCAGTGGCCTGACCATGCTGTTGCCCCACGGCTACGAGGGGGCGGGGCCGGAACACTCCAGCGCCCGCCTGGAGCGCTACCTGCAACTGTGCGCCCAGAAGAACATGCAGGTGGTGGTACCCAGCAGCGCCGCGCAGATCTTCCACCTGCTACGCCGCCAGGTGCTGCGCCCCTACCGCAAGCCCCTCATCGTGGCGACGCCTAAGAGCCTCCTGCGCAACAAGCTCGCCATGAGTCCGCTCTCCGAACTGGCCGAGGGCCGCTTTCAGGAAGTCATCGGCGACGACACCGTGCAGAACGCCCGCCGCGTGGTGATCAGCTCGGGCAAGCTGCACTGGGAACTGTTCGAGGCGCGCGACGCCGACAAGGAAGGCTACGCGGGCACGGCCCTGATTCGCCTGGAGCAGCTCTACCCCTTCCCGACGGAGGCCCTGAGGGCCGAACTGGCGAAGCACCCCGGCGCGCAGGTCGTGTGGGCGCAGGAGGAGCCGGAGAACCAGGGCGCGTGGCTGATGATCTGGGAAGACCTGGAAAAGGCGCTGGAAGCGGACCAGACCCTCACCCACGCCAGCCGCCCGCGCGCGGCCAGCACCGCCGCCGGGTATGCCAGCGTTCATACGCTGGAGCAGGCCCAGGTGATCGCCGCCGCGCTGGGCGAGCCGGTCACCCGCAAAGACATCGAGGCCCAGGTGCCGCTCACCGAGGAAGCCAAGGCGCAGGGGTAA